From a region of the Takifugu flavidus isolate HTHZ2018 chromosome 18, ASM371156v2, whole genome shotgun sequence genome:
- the LOC130515490 gene encoding cytoplasmic phosphatidylinositol transfer protein 1-like, whose product MPRGCCAFTVKVRPSYFLSPCVFTKRLHTAAHPWPELSGGREENKTKLRRSGGRLTGSEELFPSDRGVKSRRAAAAPGPERPPERDFFNTSFDFSVGKLTKLKPWRTSSVNLRPTPRCRRRRLRGTMLVKEYRICMPLTVEEYRIGQLYMISKHSHEQSERGEGVEVVQNEPYQDPEHGSGQFTEKRIYLNNKLPSWARAVVPKIFYLTEKAWNYYPYTITEYTCSFLPKFSIHIESKYEDNKGSNDNIFGAELRDEETEVWFVDIAYDEIPERHYKESEDLRCFKSKKTDRGVLQEGWINSQDPIMCSYKLVTVKFEVWGLQSRVEQFVHKVIRDVLLLGHRQAFAWVDEWIDMTMEEVREYERATQEATNLKIGTFPPSISISETPLPSCARGGPNSAPSTPLSTEAPEFLAVPKERPRKKSAPETLTLPDPGRRDSIFKLPGFFSWNSSPQPE is encoded by the exons atgcCTCGTGGTTGCTGCGCCTTTACTGTGAAGGTCAGACCCTCTTACTTCCTGTCTCCGTGCGTCTTTACCAAGAGACTCCACACGGCTGCGCATCCCTGGCCGGAGCTGTCAGGGGgtagagaagaaaacaaaacaaaactgagaaGATCTGGAGGAAGGCTGACCGGGTCTGAGGAACTGTTCCCGAGTGATCGCGGAGTCAAGAGCCGACGGGCGGCTGCTGCTCCGGGACCCGAGCGACCGCCTGAGCGCGACTTTTTCAACACTAGTTTTGATTTCTCCGTGGGGAAGTTGACCAAGCTGAAACCTTGGAGAACCTC ATCTGTCAACCTTCGCCCGACTCctcgctgccgccgccgccgcctcaggGGGACTATGTTGGTCAAAGAGTACCGGATCTGCATGCCCCTCACAGTGGAGGAG TACCGGATCGGTCAGCTCTACATGATCAGCAAACACAGCCACGAACAGAGCGAACGCGGGGAGGGCGTGGAGGTGGTCCAGAATGAGCCGTACCAAGATCCTGAGCACGGGTCGGGACAGTTCACCGAGAAACGAATCTACCTCAACAA taaGCTGCCCAGTTGGGCCAGAGCAGTGGTCCCCAAAATTTTCTATCTGACAGAAAAGGCTTGGAACTACTACCCGTACACTATCACAG AGTACACG TGCTCCTTCCTGCCCAAGTTTTCTATCCACATAGAGTCCAAATATGAGGACAACAAAGGCAGCAATGACAAC ATCTTCGGTGCAGAGCTCAGGGACGAGGAAACAGAAGTGTGGTTCGTGGACATAGCCTATGATGAGATCCCGGAGCGCCACTACAAGGAATCAGAG GACCTGCGTTGCTTCAAGTCGAAGAAGACTGACCGAGGCGTCCTGCAGGAAGGATGGATCAACAGCCAGGACCCCATCATGTGCTCCTACAAACTGGTCACGGTCAAGTTTGAGGTCTGGGGCCTGCAGTCACGCGTGGAGCAGTTTGTGCACAAG gtgattCGAGATGTTCTTCTTCTGGGACACAGACAGGCCTTCGCCTGGGTGGACGAGTGGATCG ACATGAccatggaggaggtgagagagtACGAGCGTGCCACGCAGGAAGCCACCAACCTCAAGATCGGCAccttccccccctccatctccattTCCGAGACCCCGCTGCCATCCTGCGCCCGCGGTGGGCCCAACAGCGCGCCGTCCACCCCCCTCTCCACGGAGGCTCCCGAGTTTCTGGCGGTGCCGAAGGAGCGTCCCAGGAAGAAGTCGGCGCcggagaccctgaccctgccGGATCCTGGCCGCAGGGATTCCATCTTCAAACTGCCAGGCTTCTTTTCCTGGAACTCCAGTCCCCAGCCAGAatga
- the nup85 gene encoding nuclear pore complex protein Nup85, translating to MEEVDVEPVITNIPASAGKHLGFTWGPGDILVYETLYKASGFVGSGSPFIHEIRKDEDIYSPILRKLFNESHHIFVGLQTVGEELPSKNKKAQFVSVSKNYRSVIRACMEELQQVAVSTKSPDIATQYGNQVSILLAIELIWNLCEVLFIDAAPAGSVLLHLLDWVRLHKADVDEKAKEVLQSESPAEHRDYWDVVVSYILQGRLEEARQMLMKQAVLHPAARNMYKLMDSLLSKMPFYNPGGTQTLTEFHVKWSLWHEEADHCLQDNSFSSNKHLELICKILVGDEDTLLEHKELLSTWYHFLVTRLLYCHPTVKPTELHHYAQSCMTLFLESRSVPEPLDSILLAAFEFDIHQVLKDCSIALNNWWFVAHLTDLLDHCKLLQSHNLHFGSNLREFLLLEYASGLFTHHSLWQLAVDYFDHCPEFGRVYLELQIDHVPLDTERKALKVLRICEQRQMPEQVRSICKIMAMRALRNNRLGSALSWSIRAKDAAFATLISEKFLQDYCIRGTFSDLDLIDNLGPAMLLSDRLTFLGKYREFHKLYGEKRFSEAAKLLLSLMTAKIAPRSFWMTLLTDALPLLEQKEVIFSADQTHELMFCLEELTSSLNATPASEDRTMQDEDMEQTKVELLRLALARNLAMAIVKEGTVET from the exons ATGGAGGAGGTAGACGTTGAGCCAGTAATCACC AACATTCCAGCCAGTGCTGGGAAGCATTTGGGATTTACGTGGGGACCTGGCGATATCCTTGTGTATGAAACCCTGTACAAAGCATCAG GATTTGTGGGTTCAGGATCTCCCTTCATTCATGAAATCAGGAAGGACGAGGACATTTATTCACCAATTTTACGCAAACTTTTCAATGAATCACATCACATCTTTGTTGGGCTGCAAACAGTTGGAGAGGAACTTCCCAGCAAGAACAAAAAAGCTCA GTTTGTCAGCGTCAGTAAAAACTACAGATCTGTTATTCGAGCCTGTATGGAAGAGCTTCAACAAGTTGCTG TTTCCACAAAATCACCAGACATTGCAACACAATATGGAAATCAG GTGTCCATTCTGTTGGCCATAGAACTGATCTGGAATCTGTGTGAAGTACTTTTCATTGATGCTGCTCCTG CCGggtctgtcctcctccatctgctggacTGGGTAAGGTTACACAAAGCTGATGTGGATGAAAAGGCCAAAGAAGTGCTGCAAAGTGAGAGCCCAGCTGAGCATCGTGACTACTGGGATGTG GTTGTGAGTTACATCCTGCAGGGCAGGTTGGAGGAGGCCAGGCAGATGCTAATGAAGCAAGCTGTTCTACATCCCGCAGCAAGGAACATGTACAAGCTGATGGACAGTCTGCTCAGCAAGATGCCATTCTACAAT CCTGGTGGCACGCAGACGTTGACAGAGTTTCATGTGAAGTGGAGCCTGTGGCACGAGGAAGCAGATCACTGCCTGCAGGATAACTCCTTTTCCAGCAACAAACACTTGGAACTCATCTGCAAA ATCCTAGTTGGTGATGAAGACACTTTGCTGGAGCATAAGGAGCTGCTGAGTACCTGGTACCACTTCCTGGTTACAAGGTTGCTCTATTGTCACCCAACAGTCAAACCCACTGAGTTACATCACTACGCTCAG TCGTGCATGACCCTGTTTCTGGAGTCGAGGAGTGTCCCAGAGCCCCTGGACAGCATCTTACTCGCTGCCTTTGAGTTTGACATCCATCAAGTCCTCAAAGACTGCAG CATTGCTCTCAACAATTGGTGGTTTGTGGCACATTTAACAGATCTCTTGGACCACTGCAAACTCCTTCAGTCTCACAATCTACA CTTTGGTTCGAACTTGAGAGAGTTCCTTCTGTTGGAATATGCGTCTGGACTCTTTACTCATCACAG TTTATGGCAGTTGGCTGTGGACTACTTTGACCACTGCCCAGAGTTCGGACGAGTCTACTTGGAGCTGCAGATTGACCACGTGCCTTTAGACACGGAGCGCAAAGCACTGAAGGTGCTGAGGATCTGCGAGCAGAGACAAATGCCCGAGCAAG TGCGCAGCATCTGTAAAATCATGGCTATGCGTGCCCTGAGGAACAACAGACTTGGCTCAGCTCTTTCTTGGAGCATCAGGGCCAAAGATGCAGCGTTTGCTACCCTCATATCAGAAAA gttttTACAGGATTACTGTATCAGAGGGACTTTCTCAGATTTGGACCTGATAGACAACTTGGGTCCAGCGATGCTGCTCAGCGACAGGCTGACTTTCCTCG GAAAGTACCGCGAATTCCACAAGCTGTATGGAGAGAAGCGCTTCAGCGAGGCAGCTaagctcctcctctccctcatgACAGCCAAGATCGCTCCCAGGAGCTTCTGGATGACCTTGCTGACTGACGCTCTGCCACTGTTGGAGCAGAAAGAG GTGATCTTCTCGGCAGACCAGACTCACGAGCTGATGTTCTGCTTAGAAGAGCTCACCTCCTCACTGAACGCCACTCCTGCCAGTGAAGACAGAACCATGCAG GATGAAGACATGGAGCAGACTAAAGTGGAGCTCCTGAGACTCGCTCTGGCCAGGAATCTGGCCATGGCTATCGTCAAAGAGGGCACGGTGGAAACCTGA
- the mif4gdb gene encoding MIF4G domain-containing protein B isoform X3 — protein sequence MTALRSSTSRMESPTEDYKIQSFDQDTQMLLKTALKDPGSVNLEKVSNIIIDQSLKDQMFSKEAGRICYTIVQAEAKQNNGSVFRRNLLNRLQQEFKNREEMRKCSLQEWVCFVTFICNVFDYLKVNNMPMLALVHPVFDCLMRLAQPDALLNEAEVDCLVLQLHRIGEQLENANRPRMDELFFQLRDGFLLQEGLSSMSRLLLLELLEFRAGGWSLSSTADKYYYSEIAE from the exons ATGACAGCTCTCAGGTCTAGTACGTCCAGGATGGAAAGCCCTACTGAAGACTACAAGATCCAGTCATTTGACCAGGACACCCAGATGTTGTTGAAAACAGCACTGAAAG ACCCAGGTTCAGTGAACCTGGAGAAAGTGTCAAATATCATTATTGATCAATCATTAAAGGATCAGATGTTCAGCAAAGAGGCCGGTCGAATCTGCTACACCATCGTGCAG GCTGAGGCCAAACAGAACAACGGCAGTGTGTTTCGGAGAAACTTGTTAAACCGGCTTCAGCAAGAGTTCAAGAACCGTGAGGAGATGAGGAAGTGCTCGCTCCAGGAGTGGGTCTGCTTTGTCACATTCATCTGCAACGTCTTCGACTACCTCAAA GTGAACAACATGCCGATGCTGGCTTTGGTCCATCCTGTGTTCGATTGTCTGATGAGACTAGCCCAACCTGATGCCTTGTTAAATGAGGCGGAA gtggactgtctggtgctgcagctgcatcgGATCGGAGAGCAGCTCGAGAATGCAAACAGACCGCGGATGGACGAGCTTTTCTTCCAGCTGCGAGACgggttcctgctgcaggaaggcCTCAGCTCCATGtcccgcctgctgctgctggaactgtTGGAGTTTCGAGCTGGAGGATGGTCGCTCAGCTCCACCGCAGACAAGTACTACTACAGTGAAATTGCCGAGTAG
- the mrps7 gene encoding 28S ribosomal protein S7, mitochondrial: MAASISGLLKPWTPRVFFVRWSRYNPYYLEPEVQKEAYNRSETELSAEDKKELELKMLRPIKSAPIGVTSSFFSDPVLSKFTNMMMKSGNKVLSQEILTQTLENIKRKQVEKYHKASEEKKEEIECNPYTIFHQALDNCKPVVGLASIQRGGKFYQVPIPLTENRRRFLAMKWMINECRENRHRRTHMDEKLSQELLAAFANEGNVIKKKYEMHKMAEANRAYAHYRWW; encoded by the exons ATGGCTGCTTCCATCTCAGGATTGTTAAAACCTTGGACGCCAAG AGTGTTCTTTGTACGATGGAGCAGATACAACCCATACTACTTGGAGCCAGAGGTGCAGAAGGAAGCCTACAACAGATCAGAGACAGAACTAAGTGCTGAGGACAAGAAGGAGCTAGAGCTGAAAATGCTCAGACCCATCAAATCTGCACCCATCGGAGTCACCAGCTCGTTCTTCAGCGATCCTGTCCTCAG TAAATTCACCAACATGATGATGAAAAGTGGGAACAAGGTTTTATCTCAAGAAATCTTAACGCAG ACCCTAGAAAACATAAAGAGAAAACAAGTAGAGAAATACCACAAAGcctcagaggagaagaaggaagagatTGAGTGTAACCCCTACACCATCTTTCACCAGGCTCTGGACAACTGTAAACCTGTCGTTGGGTTGGCCAGCATACAGAGAGGTGGAAAGTTCTACCAG GTGCCCATCCCTCTCACTGAGAATAGGCGACGCTTCCTTGCAATGAAATGGATGATCAACGAGTGCAGGGAGAACAGACACAGACGTACACACATGGATGAGAAGCTGTCGCAGGAGCTGTTGGCAGCATTTGCAAATGAGGGCAACGTTATCAAGAAGAAGTATGAAATGCACAAGATGGCTGAAGCCAACAGGGCGTACGCTCACTACCGCTGGTGGTAG
- the mif4gdb gene encoding MIF4G domain-containing protein B isoform X2 — protein MESPTEDYKIQSFDQDTQMLLKTALKDPGSVNLEKVSNIIIDQSLKDQMFSKEAGRICYTIVQAEAKQNNGSVFRRNLLNRLQQEFKNREEMRKCSLQEWVCFVTFICNVFDYLKVNNMPMLALVHPVFDCLMRLAQPDALLNEAEVRIDPPYKEKALFSNYRTDPLTFLLQVDCLVLQLHRIGEQLENANRPRMDELFFQLRDGFLLQEGLSSMSRLLLLELLEFRAGGWSLSSTADKYYYSEIAE, from the exons ATGGAAAGCCCTACTGAAGACTACAAGATCCAGTCATTTGACCAGGACACCCAGATGTTGTTGAAAACAGCACTGAAAG ACCCAGGTTCAGTGAACCTGGAGAAAGTGTCAAATATCATTATTGATCAATCATTAAAGGATCAGATGTTCAGCAAAGAGGCCGGTCGAATCTGCTACACCATCGTGCAG GCTGAGGCCAAACAGAACAACGGCAGTGTGTTTCGGAGAAACTTGTTAAACCGGCTTCAGCAAGAGTTCAAGAACCGTGAGGAGATGAGGAAGTGCTCGCTCCAGGAGTGGGTCTGCTTTGTCACATTCATCTGCAACGTCTTCGACTACCTCAAA GTGAACAACATGCCGATGCTGGCTTTGGTCCATCCTGTGTTCGATTGTCTGATGAGACTAGCCCAACCTGATGCCTTGTTAAATGAGGCGGAAGTAAGAATTGATCCACCCTATAAAGAAAAAGCACTTTTTAGCAATTATCGCACTGATCCCCTCACtttcctgctgcaggtggactgtctggtgctgcagctgcatcgGATCGGAGAGCAGCTCGAGAATGCAAACAGACCGCGGATGGACGAGCTTTTCTTCCAGCTGCGAGACgggttcctgctgcaggaaggcCTCAGCTCCATGtcccgcctgctgctgctggaactgtTGGAGTTTCGAGCTGGAGGATGGTCGCTCAGCTCCACCGCAGACAAGTACTACTACAGTGAAATTGCCGAGTAG
- the slc25a19 gene encoding mitochondrial thiamine pyrophosphate carrier, with amino-acid sequence MVGYNPGAQGAGPSPKEAALAGSAAGMVTRALISPFDVLKIRFQLQIEPVSSRCPGGKYWGVFQASRRIVSEEGFSAFWKGHIPAQLLSIGYGAVQFTSFEFLTKVVHETTPYDSQTSGVHFVCGGLAACSATVACQPLDTLRTRFAAQGEPKVYSNLRQAVAMMCSTEGASTFYRGLSPTLLAVFPYAGLQFFFYNFFKRLLDPPPTAADSGGNLRSLLCGGGAGIISKTITYPLDLFKKRLQVGGFEEARVQFGQVRCYRGLVDCVIQISKEEGARGLFKGLKPSLIKAALSTGFTFFWYELFLNAMCNLREEQRTSCLTKDLQDK; translated from the exons ATGGTGGGCTACAATCCTGGTGCTCAGGGTGCAGGCCCCTCTCCCAAAGAGGCTGCCTTAGCCGGGTCAGCAGCCGGGATGGTCACGCGGGCCCTTATCAGCCCCTTCGACGTTCTAAAAATCAGGTTCCAG CTCCAGATTGAGCCCGTGTCCTCACGCTGTCCAGGAGGAAAGTACTGGGGTGTGTTTCAGGCCTCCCGCCGCATAGTTTCAGAGGAGGGGTTCTCTGCTTTTTGGAAAGGCCACATCCCGGCGCAGCTCCTTTCCATCGGCTACGGCGCCGTCCAG TTCACCAGTTTTGAGTTTCTGACCAAAGTCGTGCACGAGACGACGCCGTACGACAGCCAGACGTCAGGAGTGCACTTCGTGTGTGGAGGTCTGGCCGCCTGCTCGGCGACGGTGGCCTGTCAGCCCCTGGACACCCTGAGGACACGTTTTGCTGCTCAGGGAGAACCCAAG GTGTACAGTAACCTGCGACAAGCCGTGGCCATGATGTGCAGCACGGAGGGAGCGTCAACCTTTTACCGCGGCCTGTCCCCAACACTGCTCGCTGTATTTCCTTACGCCGGGCTGCAGTTCTTCTTCTACAACTTCTTCAAAAGGCTGCTGGATCCACCACCAACAGCCGCAGACTCCGGAG GTAACCTGCGGAGCCTGCTGTGTGGCGGTGGTGCTGGAATAATCAGTAAAACCATCACGTATCCCCTTGACCTCTTCAAGAAGAGGCTGCAGGTGGGGGGCTTCGAGGAGGCCAGGGTCCAGTTCGGACAG GTGCGGTGCTATAGGGGCCTGGTGGATTGCGTGATACAAATATCCAAGGAGGAGGGGGCCCGGGGCTTGTTCAAAGGCCTGAAGCCCAGCCTGATAAAGGCTGCGCTCTCCACGGGGTTTACCTTTTTCTGGTATGAACTTTTCCTCAACGCCATGTGTAACCTCAGGGAGGAACAAAGGACCAGCTGCCTCACCAAAGACCTACAGGACAAATAA
- the gga3b gene encoding ADP-ribosylation factor-binding protein GGA3, which yields MKFCPVAHTPVTSRNVFSAMAYQEGESLESWLNKATHPTNRQEDWEYIIGFCDQINKELEGPQIAVTLLVHKIHSPQEWEALQALTALEACMKNCGRRFHKEVGKYRFLNELIKVVSPKYMGDSTPEKVKLKIVEMLYSWTVAFPNETKISEAYQTLKSQGLVSRDPELPLDRTLIPSPPTRPKHPVFDNEDMGKLLAELLRSKNQEDLQEANRLIKNMVKEDEARVHKVTKRLHTLEEVNINVKLLTEMLSHYDKDGSTDSDKEIIKELYERCDSLRRAAFKMATETEDNDTSLGDILQASDDLSRVINSYKNIVEGQPINGDSEDPRSTAGYSETDTTDTLIDLTGLDTTDPPQPDLLPSQSLNPVSTSSLTFPIPVLPPPPKHLTGSHGSRSSSPSHPPLDKASTSLSLLDDELLSLGLNDPPGTQNSQPNPKLNGLSNQWTSLQAPASVVDIFGSTAASGLTGPTVLPPPTTATTSQNLQDLLGFSDHSSLSTQMTAGGSGFRMPAAVPALVPRQNCPSSPALLQHTMPGSPALSHAKALDPGSAPGSPLFQFLSPNHPPLLSSPARATDISLNNVHVPLEAIRPSKVLPVTAYDKDGVRMLLNFASDCPAGRPDVLVMVVSLLNTAPLPVHNVQLQAAVPKSMKVRLQPPSATELAPFNPILPPASITQIMLLANPTKEKVRMRYKLAFTLGDRLCNEVGEVDQFPPQELWGRL from the exons ATGAAATTCTGTCCTGTCGCGCACACGCCGGTGACATCACGCAATGTTTTTAGTGCTATGGCGTACCAGGAAGGGGAGTCGCTTGAATCTTGGCTCA ATAAAGCCACCCATCcgacaaacagacaggaagactgGGAGTACATCATAGGTTTCTGTGATCAGATCAACAAGGAACTGGAAGG tccTCAAATAGCTGTTACTCTGCTTGTGCACAAAATCCACTCACCACAGGAATGGGAGGCTCTGCAAGCTCTTACA GCATTGGAAGCATGTATGAAGAACTGTGGGAGGAGGTTTCATAAAGAAGTGGGGAAATACCGATTTTTAAATGAGTTAATCAAAGTCGTGTCTCCCAAG TACATGGGTGACAGTACACCTGAAAAGGTGAAGCTGAAGATCGTAGAAATGCTGTACAGCTGGACGGTGGCTTTtccaaatgaaaccaaaattaGTGAAGCCTACCAGACATTAAAAAGCCAAG GTCTTGTGTCCCGGGACCCAGAGCTGCCGTTGGACAGAACTCTGATCCCCTCTCCTCCAACGAGACCCAAACATCCGGTGTTTGACAACGAGGACATGGGAAAG TTGCTTGCTGAGCTTCTGCGCAGTAAAAATCAGGAGGACCTCCAGGAAGCCAACAGATTAATCAAAAACATGGTAAAAGAG GATGAGGCCCGAGTCCATAAGGTCACAAAACGCTTACACACACTAGAAGAGGTGAACATCAACGTGAAGCTGCTGACGGAGATGCTGTCCCACTATGATAAAGACGGCTCCACAGACTCGGACAAGGAAATCATTAAG GAACTCTACGAGCGGTGCGACAGTCTGCGGCGTGCCGCTTTTAAAATGGCCACTGAGACCGAGGACAATGACACCAGTTTAG GTGACATCCTGCAGGCCAGCGACGACCTCTCCAGGGTCATTAACTCCTATAAGAATATTGTTGAGGGCCAGCCCATTAACGGTGACAGTGAAGACCCCCGATCCACAGCTGGTTACAGTGAGACAG ATACCACAGATACGCTGATTGACCTCACTGGACTTGACACCACCGACCCGCCTCAGCCTGACCTCCTTCCTTCCCAGTCTCTAAATCCCGTCTCTACCAGTTCTTTGACCTTCCCCATCCctgtcctgcctcctcctcccaaaCACCTCACAGGCTCCCACGGCAGTCGGAGCAGCAGCCCCAGCCATCCTCCCCTCGACAAGGCCTccacatctctctccctcctcgaTGATGAGCTCCTGTCTTTAG GACTGAACGACCCTCCGGGGACCCAGAACAGCCAACCGAACCCAAAGCTAAATGGATTGTCCAATCAGTGGACTTCCCTGCAG GCTCCAGCTTCAGTGGTGGATATCTTTGGCAGCACAGCTGCTTCGGGTCTAACAGGACCCACAGTTCTCCCACCCCCCACAACTGCCACCACTTCACAAAATCTGCAAGATCTGTTGGGCTTTTCGGATCACAGCAG TTTGTCCACTCAGATGACGGCTGGAGGGAGTGGCTTTAGGATGCCTGCAGCAGTGCCCGCTCTTGTGCCCAGGCAGAACTGTCCCTCCTCGCCCGCTCTCCTCCAGCATACAATGCCAGGCTCTCCTGCACTGTCCCACGCCAAGGCCCTGGATCCTGGCTCAGCCCCTGGCAGTCCACTTTTTCAATTCCTGTCCCCCAATCATCCGCCTCTCCTCAGCAGCCCAGCGCGAGCTACAGACATCTCACTGAACAATGTGCATGTTCCTCTGGAAGCCATCAGACCCA GTAAAGTGCTTCCTGTGACAGCCTACGACAAAGACGGGGTTCGCATGCTTCTCAACTTTGCCTCTGACTGTCCAGCCGGCAGACCCGATGTGCTGGTCATGGTGGTGTCCTTACTGAACACAGCGCCCCTACCTGTTCACAATGTGCAACTGCAGGCTGCTGTTCCCAAG TCAATGAAGGTGAGACTGCAGCCTCCATCAGCGACAGAACTGGCACCGTTTAACCCCATTTTACCTCCGGCCTCCATCACGCAGATTATGTTACTGGCCAATCCAACAAAG GAGAAGGTGCGAATGCGTTACAAGCTGGCTTTCACACTCGGGGACCGCCTTTGCAACGAGGTGGGTGAGGTCGACCAGTTCCCCCCGCAAGAGTTGTGGGGGCGTCTATAG
- the mif4gdb gene encoding MIF4G domain-containing protein B isoform X1: MTALRSSTSRMESPTEDYKIQSFDQDTQMLLKTALKDPGSVNLEKVSNIIIDQSLKDQMFSKEAGRICYTIVQAEAKQNNGSVFRRNLLNRLQQEFKNREEMRKCSLQEWVCFVTFICNVFDYLKVNNMPMLALVHPVFDCLMRLAQPDALLNEAEVRIDPPYKEKALFSNYRTDPLTFLLQVDCLVLQLHRIGEQLENANRPRMDELFFQLRDGFLLQEGLSSMSRLLLLELLEFRAGGWSLSSTADKYYYSEIAE; this comes from the exons ATGACAGCTCTCAGGTCTAGTACGTCCAGGATGGAAAGCCCTACTGAAGACTACAAGATCCAGTCATTTGACCAGGACACCCAGATGTTGTTGAAAACAGCACTGAAAG ACCCAGGTTCAGTGAACCTGGAGAAAGTGTCAAATATCATTATTGATCAATCATTAAAGGATCAGATGTTCAGCAAAGAGGCCGGTCGAATCTGCTACACCATCGTGCAG GCTGAGGCCAAACAGAACAACGGCAGTGTGTTTCGGAGAAACTTGTTAAACCGGCTTCAGCAAGAGTTCAAGAACCGTGAGGAGATGAGGAAGTGCTCGCTCCAGGAGTGGGTCTGCTTTGTCACATTCATCTGCAACGTCTTCGACTACCTCAAA GTGAACAACATGCCGATGCTGGCTTTGGTCCATCCTGTGTTCGATTGTCTGATGAGACTAGCCCAACCTGATGCCTTGTTAAATGAGGCGGAAGTAAGAATTGATCCACCCTATAAAGAAAAAGCACTTTTTAGCAATTATCGCACTGATCCCCTCACtttcctgctgcaggtggactgtctggtgctgcagctgcatcgGATCGGAGAGCAGCTCGAGAATGCAAACAGACCGCGGATGGACGAGCTTTTCTTCCAGCTGCGAGACgggttcctgctgcaggaaggcCTCAGCTCCATGtcccgcctgctgctgctggaactgtTGGAGTTTCGAGCTGGAGGATGGTCGCTCAGCTCCACCGCAGACAAGTACTACTACAGTGAAATTGCCGAGTAG